The Acidobacteriota bacterium genome includes the window GGCCAGTGGAATGACACGCTTGGCGCCCAGCGCCTTTGCGCGGTCCCCCGCCCGCGCCACGGCGTCCGCCGATCCCGCGATGACCACCTGCCCCGGGGAGTTCAGGTTCGCCGGGCTCACCACGTCCCCCTCTGCGGCCTCGGCGCAGGCCTGCTCGACGAGCGCCGCGTCCAGCCCGAGAATCGCGGCCATGGCGCCGCGTCCGACCGGCACCGCCTCCTGCATGTAGCGACCGCGGTTTCGCACGACCCGGACCGCGTCGGCAAACGCGAAGGTGCCCGCCGCCACGTGCGCCGAGTACTCGCCGAGGCTATGGCCGGCCACCATCGACGGCTCGAGGCCGCGCGAGGCCAGCAGCCGCTGAACGGCGACCGACATCGTCAGGATGGCAGGCTGGGTGTTTTCCGTGAGGGTGAGCGCGTCTTCGGGGCCTTCGAAGATGATGCGGCTGAGAGCGATGCCAAGCGCGGCGTCAGCCTCTTCGAACGTCTGGCGGCAGACCGGAAACGCGTCGGCGAGCGCCCTGCCCATGCCGACGCGCTGCGAGCCTTGCCCGGGAAACAGAAACGCGATCATGAATGAGCGACCTGGATGTCCTCAGCGATGCGCTCGACGAACCCCATGGCGGCCAAGCGAAGCGCCAGCGCGATCCCGTTACGGATCGCGCGCGCGTCGGAGCGCCCGTGCCCGATGACACACAATCCGTGGACGCCGACGAGCGGCGCGCCGCCGTACTCCGCGTAATCCAGCCTGCGGTGGAGGCGCTCGAACGCGCGTCGCGCGAGCAGGAATCCGGCGCGCGCGGTGACGGTTCGCGACAGCTCCTCGTCGAGCAGCCCCGCGATCGCCGAGGCCAGGCTCTCGCTGACCTTCAGGGCGACGTTTCCCGTGAACCCGTCGCACACGATCACGTCGGCGTGACCCGAGTACACGCCGCCGGCGTCCAGGTTGCCGACGAAGTTCACGGGCGATCCGCGCAGCAGGCGGTGCGCCTCGCGCGTCAGATCGTTTCCCTTGGACTCTTCCTCGCCAATCGACAGCAGGCCGACGCGCGGGCTGGCCACATCGAGCGCCACGCGGGCGACGACAGTCCCCATCGCCGCGAACTGGAACAGGTGATGCGGCCGGCAATCCACCGTCGCACCGGCGTCGAGCAGCACGGCCCTGCCGGACTTGGTCGGAATGATCACCGCAAGCGCCGGGCGATCGACCCCGGGCAGCATGCCAAACGCGGCGTGCGTCGCCAGGACCGCGGCCCCCGTGTGACCGGCGGAAAACACGGCGTTGGCCTCACCCCGCGTCACCGCCTCCGCCGCCACGCGGATCGACGAGCGCGGTTTCGCGCGCAATGCAGCCATGGGCGCCTCGCCCATCGCGATCACGTCGTCGGCGTGCCGCACCTCGATGTCGAGTCCGCCGGTCTCGTGCCGCGCCAGTTCGGCACGGACGGCGTCTTCGCGGCCGGCCAACACCAATGCCGCACGCAGGTCGCGGGCCGCCGCAAGCGCCCCTTCAACCGCCGCACGGGGCGCGAAATCGCCCCCCATCGCGTCAACGGCTATGCGCATTCAAACAGTGGGCAGTGAACAGTGGGCAGCGGGAAGGTGACCGGCACTCGGTGGCCGTTGGTCGCCGAACCCCGACGCCTCTGGTCCCTGGCCTCTGATCAGGCTTCCTCCACCTGCCGGGCCGGTCGTCCCTTGTAGTACCCGCAGTGCGGGCACACCTGGTGTGGGCGCTTGGATTCGTGACACTGCGGGCACTGGCCGAGCGTCAGCGGCTTGAGCGCGTCGTGAGCGCGCCGCTTGGCAGTTCGCGACTTGGAATGGCGTCGTTTTGGATTCGGCATTTTTTTAGCCCTCGCGGGGCGGCCTTCGCGCGGCGGCGTCGGTCATTCGAGTCGCAACTCTGCATCCGTGACGCCGCTTGCGCCTAGTTTGTCTTCTTCTCGTCGAGCAGCGACTTGAGGCCGGCGAGCCGCGGGTCTTCCCACGCCACCTTGCACTCACACGTCTCGCGATTCAGGTTCGTGCCGCACAGCGGGCAGAGCCCTCTGCAGTGCTCGTCGTGCAACGGTTTCATCGGCAGCGCCAGGTAAAACTGCTCGCGGAGCAGCCCGCCCAGGTCGATCGTGCCATCCCGGTAAAACGAGGTGCTCAGATCGTCGTCCTGGATCTCACGCTCCGGCTCGCCGGCGTTGTCCGCCTGCGGCAGGTACGACAGGTCGAAGGGCGCGTCGATCGGAATCCGGAACGGCTCCACGCATCGGCTGCATGCCGCTTCGAGCGTGGTCCGCGCCCGGCCGACGAGGCGAAACCTGTCCTCCCCCGCCTTCTGCACTTCCAGCTCGAGATGGATTGGCGCCACGACGTCGAACTCGTCCTCGCTCGTGTCGAGCGCGCTCTCGGGCCAGGTGTAGTCGAGCCGTTCCCGGGGCGACTGTATCTTGCTGAGTTCGAGCAACATCGCGGACATATAGTCGGCCCCGCCACCGGGCGGACGAAACCCCGATTATATCAAAGCTGAGGCAGAGGGTCACAAACCGGCCGACCGTAAATCGACCCACGGCCTGGGAATGAACAGCCGCTCGAAGAGGCCGATCGCGTAGCGGTCGGTCATCCCGGCGAGAAAATCGCGCGCCGCGGCATCCAGGCCTTCGGTGGCCATGGTGCGCTGGTCGAGGAACTCTTCGGGGCGCTCACGGACTTTCTCCCACAATCCGCCGAGAATCCCGGTCGCTTTCTTGAATTCCGCGGTGGCGATGCCGTTCTCGTAGACCGTTTCGAACAGGAAGCTCCGGAGCTGGAGGGTCGCGTCGAGGACCTCGTCGCTCATCCGAACTTCGGCCAGGTTTCCCTCGAGCGTCCGCAGCACGGCGTCGGTCACCATGGTGCCGATACGCTCGGAGGAGGTGCGTCCGAGTCGCTCGACGGCGGCCTTCGGCAGATCTTCGCCGGTCATCAGTCCCGCGCGGACGGCGTCATCGATGTCGTGATTGACGTAGGCGATGATGTCCGCCACGCGCGCAATCTGCCCTTCGATCGTGCTCGCGCGGTGTTCGGGCGGCGCGCCGACCGGCAGGCCGTGCTTCCCTTTCGAGTGCCGCGCGATGCCGTCACGGACTTCCCAGGTGAGGTTCAGGCCGTTGCCGTCGCGCTCCAGGACGTCGACGATGCGAAGGCTCTGCGCGTAGTGCTCGAAGCCGCCGGGCACGAGGGCGGCCAGCACGCGCTCGCCGGCATGACCGAACGGCGTGTGCCCGAGGTCGTGCCCGAGCGCGATCGCCTCGGTCAGCTCTTCGTGCAGGCGCAGCACCTTCGCGATGCTGCGGGCGATCTGCGAGACCTCGAGTGTGTGCGTGAGGCGCGTGCGATAGTGATCGCCTCGCGGCGCGAAGAACACCTGCGTCTTGTGTTTGAGCCGCCGGAACGCCTTGCAATGGATGACCCGGTCGCGGTCGCGCTGGAACACGGGGCGGATCGGGTCCTGGGGCTCGTCGCGGAGCCGCCCCCGGCTGTCGGCGCTCTTGGCCGCCTGCGGGGCCAGGAACTCGCGCTCGCGCTGTTCGAGCTGCTCGCGGATAAGGGGGACAGTCACACTTCTTCCTCCGATCGCGGGGAAGAAGTGTGACTGTCCCCCTTCCTGATCTCGCGCAGGAAGCTCGTCCCGTTGGCGAGCGGCCCGACGCCGAACAGATCCGCGAGCGTCTGCCCCAGGTCGGCGAACGTGCTGCGCGTGCCCACGTCGACCCCCTGTTCGACCTGCGGGCCGGTCACGAGCAGTGGCACGTACTCCCGCGAATGGTCGGTGCTTGGCGTTGTCGGATCGTTGCCGTGGTCCGCCGTGACGACCAGCAGGTCGCCCGCGCGCAGCCGCGGCAGGATCTCGGCAAGCCGCGCGTCGAAGCGCTCGATGTTCGCGGCGTATCCCGCCACGTCGTTGCGGTGGCCGAACTGCGTGTCGAAGTCCACGAGGTTCGCGAAAATCAGCCCGCGCTCGGTTTCCTCCATCATCCGCTCGACGACATCCATCCCCTCGTCGTCGCTCGCGGTGTGGATGGCGCGCGAGACGCCGCGGCCGGCGAACAGATCCTCGATCTTGCCGACGGCGACGACCGGCCATCCAGCCGCCTGGAGCCGGTCGAGGAGCGTCTCGCCGCGCGGCGGCAGCGCGTAGTCCTTGCGGTTGGCCGTCCGCGTGAAGCGCCCGGGCACGCCCACGAAGGGGCGCGCGATCACGCGGCCGACGCCGAGCCCCTCGCCGACCATCTCGTACGCCGCCTCGCAGAAGCGATACAGCTCCGGCACGGGAACGATCTCCTCGTGCGCGGCGATCTGGAAGACGCTGTCGGCCGATGTGTACACGATCGGCAGTCCCGTGCGCATGTGTTCCGCGCCGAGCGCATCGATGATCGCGGTGCCCGATGCCACGGTGTTGCCGAGCACGCGCCGGCCGATGCGTGCCTCGTAGGCTGCGAGCAGATCCTGGGGAAACCCCCGCGGAAACGTCGGAAACGGACTGTCGAGGACGATTCCAGCGATCTCCCAGTGCCCGGTCACCGAGTCCTTGCCGGCCGATGCCTCCGCCATCCGGCCGTAGCACGCGATCGGACTGGCGATCGGCTCGACGTCGCGCAGCGGCACCACGCGCGGCAGGCCGAGCGAGCGGAGCGTGGGAATCTGCAGCCGCCGGTTGCGGGCGATGTTGCCGAGCGTGTTGCTCCCCTGGTCTCCGTACGCGGCGGCGTCGGGCAACTCGCCGATGCCGACGCTGTCCATGACGATGAGGATGGCGCGAGTGAAAGACACTGATAAAAGGGGTCGGGAGCCTTTTTCGACGGGAATCGGTGGCCGAAAAAGGCTCCCGACCCCTTAGAGTCCCCCGATGACCTGTTCGGCCGCGTGCAGCGTGGCGGGATCTTCGCCGGCGCCGTGAATCCATCGTAGATTAGGCTCTTTCCGGAACCAGATCAACTGGCGGCGCGCGTAATGCCGGTTCTCCAGGACGATGAGCGCGCGCGTCTCCTGCTCGTCGCGCACGCCGTGCAGGTACTCGAGCACCTGCCGGTAGACCAGGCCCGTGAACGGGTGCGCGGCCTCGGGCAGCCCGCCCGCCAGCAGGCCTTTCACCTCGTCGATGATGCCGCGGGCGAACTGCGATTCGACGCGGCGCGCCACGCGGTCCGCGATGCGGTCGTTCGGCAGCGACAAGGCGATGGCCGTCACCGCGTAATCCGCGAGGGGGGCGCGCGTCTCGGCGAAATGCTGCGTGAGCGGGCGCCCCGTGAGGCAGTACACCTCCAGCGCGCGGACGATGCGCTTGAGATCGCGCGGCTGGATTCGCCGCCCCGATTCGGGGTCGATGCGCGCCAGCCAGCGATGCAGCCGCTCCGGGCCACGCTTCTCTGCGACGCGCACGAGCCGCGCGCGCATGCGGGAGTCGCGACCGGGTCCCGGAAAGAGCCCGCGCGTGAGCGCGCGGTAATAGAATCCGGTCCCGCCGACGAGAATCGGCAGCCGCCCGCGCGCGGAGATGTCCCGAACGGCCGCCTCCGCCTCGCGCGCGTATCGCGCGGCGGAGTACTCTTCGAGCGGGTCGGCGACATTCACCATGTGATGAGGGATGCCGCGCTGCTCGACGGGCGGCACCTTGTCAGTGCCGATGTCGAAGCCACGGTACACGGCCGTGGAGTCGCACGCGACGATCTCGCCGCCGAAACGGCTGGCGAGCGCAACGCCGAGGGCGCTCTTGCCGGTCGCGGTGGGGCCGAGAACCGCGAGGAGCCGCGGAGAGGCTGGTGTCGTCACGAGCCGAGGGCCGCGCTGCGCGCGAGCGCCAGCAGCGCGAGGAGCACGAGAAGGACCAGGAGGCCCAGCTGCTGGGAGCGCGTAAAGCGGACCATCGTCAGTTCTGCGGCGGCTGCTCGTTGTAGAAGAACGTCACCGTGAAGAACGCGCGGTCGTCCGGAT containing:
- the fabD gene encoding ACP S-malonyltransferase, which encodes MIAFLFPGQGSQRVGMGRALADAFPVCRQTFEEADAALGIALSRIIFEGPEDALTLTENTQPAILTMSVAVQRLLASRGLEPSMVAGHSLGEYSAHVAAGTFAFADAVRVVRNRGRYMQEAVPVGRGAMAAILGLDAALVEQACAEAAEGDVVSPANLNSPGQVVIAGSADAVARAGDRAKALGAKRVIPLAVSAPFHCALMTPAEERLAPELRALAARDPRVPVVANVDAVPKRDAASAIDALIRQVSAPVRWEDVVKRLASEGVRAYVEVGPGTVLSGLVKKIDRGARLANVEDESGLAAAEALKTL
- the plsX gene encoding phosphate acyltransferase PlsX codes for the protein MRIAVDAMGGDFAPRAAVEGALAAARDLRAALVLAGREDAVRAELARHETGGLDIEVRHADDVIAMGEAPMAALRAKPRSSIRVAAEAVTRGEANAVFSAGHTGAAVLATHAAFGMLPGVDRPALAVIIPTKSGRAVLLDAGATVDCRPHHLFQFAAMGTVVARVALDVASPRVGLLSIGEEESKGNDLTREAHRLLRGSPVNFVGNLDAGGVYSGHADVIVCDGFTGNVALKVSESLASAIAGLLDEELSRTVTARAGFLLARRAFERLHRRLDYAEYGGAPLVGVHGLCVIGHGRSDARAIRNGIALALRLAAMGFVERIAEDIQVAHS
- the rpmF gene encoding 50S ribosomal protein L32 — its product is MPNPKRRHSKSRTAKRRAHDALKPLTLGQCPQCHESKRPHQVCPHCGYYKGRPARQVEEA
- a CDS encoding DUF177 domain-containing protein; this encodes MLLELSKIQSPRERLDYTWPESALDTSEDEFDVVAPIHLELEVQKAGEDRFRLVGRARTTLEAACSRCVEPFRIPIDAPFDLSYLPQADNAGEPEREIQDDDLSTSFYRDGTIDLGGLLREQFYLALPMKPLHDEHCRGLCPLCGTNLNRETCECKVAWEDPRLAGLKSLLDEKKTN
- a CDS encoding deoxyguanosinetriphosphate triphosphohydrolase — protein: MREQLEQREREFLAPQAAKSADSRGRLRDEPQDPIRPVFQRDRDRVIHCKAFRRLKHKTQVFFAPRGDHYRTRLTHTLEVSQIARSIAKVLRLHEELTEAIALGHDLGHTPFGHAGERVLAALVPGGFEHYAQSLRIVDVLERDGNGLNLTWEVRDGIARHSKGKHGLPVGAPPEHRASTIEGQIARVADIIAYVNHDIDDAVRAGLMTGEDLPKAAVERLGRTSSERIGTMVTDAVLRTLEGNLAEVRMSDEVLDATLQLRSFLFETVYENGIATAEFKKATGILGGLWEKVRERPEEFLDQRTMATEGLDAAARDFLAGMTDRYAIGLFERLFIPRPWVDLRSAGL
- a CDS encoding phosphopentomutase — encoded protein: MDSVGIGELPDAAAYGDQGSNTLGNIARNRRLQIPTLRSLGLPRVVPLRDVEPIASPIACYGRMAEASAGKDSVTGHWEIAGIVLDSPFPTFPRGFPQDLLAAYEARIGRRVLGNTVASGTAIIDALGAEHMRTGLPIVYTSADSVFQIAAHEEIVPVPELYRFCEAAYEMVGEGLGVGRVIARPFVGVPGRFTRTANRKDYALPPRGETLLDRLQAAGWPVVAVGKIEDLFAGRGVSRAIHTASDDEGMDVVERMMEETERGLIFANLVDFDTQFGHRNDVAGYAANIERFDARLAEILPRLRAGDLLVVTADHGNDPTTPSTDHSREYVPLLVTGPQVEQGVDVGTRSTFADLGQTLADLFGVGPLANGTSFLREIRKGDSHTSSPRSEEEV
- the miaA gene encoding tRNA (adenosine(37)-N6)-dimethylallyltransferase MiaA, which gives rise to MTTPASPRLLAVLGPTATGKSALGVALASRFGGEIVACDSTAVYRGFDIGTDKVPPVEQRGIPHHMVNVADPLEEYSAARYAREAEAAVRDISARGRLPILVGGTGFYYRALTRGLFPGPGRDSRMRARLVRVAEKRGPERLHRWLARIDPESGRRIQPRDLKRIVRALEVYCLTGRPLTQHFAETRAPLADYAVTAIALSLPNDRIADRVARRVESQFARGIIDEVKGLLAGGLPEAAHPFTGLVYRQVLEYLHGVRDEQETRALIVLENRHYARRQLIWFRKEPNLRWIHGAGEDPATLHAAEQVIGGL